The proteins below are encoded in one region of Phaseolus vulgaris cultivar G19833 chromosome 1, P. vulgaris v2.0, whole genome shotgun sequence:
- the LOC137815844 gene encoding coiled-coil domain-containing protein SCD2-like, which produces MVDDCLPQIVGEGLKDSLEKFELDNRINQEVASTAKAEAEKTKCDMMMQGLEFSRVENALKDELQSVRQDNKELHKKLHDKLQDAVELESKIVPLRERISALDEAKKTDAQKMVNLEKRSIERETLLGKVEQDWDKASEELSETAAELARVREENNGLKKKADELELEVTQ; this is translated from the coding sequence ATGGTTGACGATTGTCTTCCCCAAATCGTCGGCGAAGGGCTCAAGGACTCCTTGGAGAAGTTTGAGCTCGACAATCGGATCAACCAGGAGGTGGCAAGCACCGCGAAAGCTGAAGCCGAGAAGACCAAGTGCGATATGATGATGCAAGGCTTGGAGTTTTCGCGAGTTGAAAACGCCCTCAAGGACGAGCTCCAGAGCGTGCGGCAAGACAACAAAGAGCTGCACAAGAAGCTTCATGACAAACTCCAAGACGCCGTCGagttggagagcaagattgtccCTCTGAGGGAGAGAATTTCCGCGCTGGACGAGGCCAAGAAAACTGACGCTCAGAAGatggtcaacctggagaagaggTCAATCGAGAGGGAGACCCTTCTGGGAAAGGTTGAGCAAGATTGGGATAAGGCCTCCGAGGAACTTAGTGAAACTGCTGCTGAGCTTGCTCGAGTTCGCGAAGAGAACAACGGGCTCAAGAAGAAGGCCGACGAGCTCGAGCTTGAAGTCACccagtga